In Streptomyces sp. NBC_01426, one genomic interval encodes:
- a CDS encoding DUF3817 domain-containing protein, protein MDIKTASALHRLRLISVPEALSFPALLIFGSLLSRVSDIDYLMMPLGILHGILFVIYAVFLLDVWNKAKWPLKKVALFFLLALLPFGGLYGDRLLKREEADSVLAARAREAARA, encoded by the coding sequence CCGGCTGCGCCTCATCTCCGTACCGGAGGCCCTGTCGTTCCCGGCCCTGCTGATCTTCGGCTCGCTCCTCAGCCGGGTCTCCGACATCGACTACCTGATGATGCCGCTGGGAATCCTGCACGGGATCCTCTTCGTCATCTACGCGGTCTTCCTGCTCGACGTCTGGAACAAGGCGAAGTGGCCGCTGAAGAAGGTGGCGCTGTTCTTCCTGCTGGCGCTGCTGCCGTTCGGCGGGCTGTACGGGGACCGGCTGCTCAAGCGCGAAGAGGCCGACAGCGTCCTGGCCGCGCGGGCGCGCGAGGCGGCCCGCGCATGA
- a CDS encoding MTH1187 family thiamine-binding protein, with protein sequence MIIAFSVTPLGVGEEVGEYVADAVRVVRESGLPNHTDAMFTTVEGDWDEVMDVVKRAVAAVEARAPRVSFILKADIRPGVSDGMTSKVETVERHLAAGSEG encoded by the coding sequence ATGATCATCGCGTTCTCCGTGACCCCGCTCGGGGTGGGCGAGGAGGTCGGCGAGTACGTCGCCGACGCGGTCCGTGTCGTACGGGAGTCCGGGCTGCCGAACCACACCGACGCGATGTTCACGACCGTGGAAGGCGACTGGGACGAAGTGATGGACGTGGTGAAGCGCGCCGTCGCCGCCGTGGAGGCGCGGGCGCCCCGGGTCTCCTTCATCCTCAAGGCCGACATCCGTCCCGGTGTCAGCGACGGCATGACCTCCAAGGTGGAGACCGTCGAGCGCCACCTCGCCGCCGGCTCCGAGGGCTGA